From a single Silene latifolia isolate original U9 population chromosome 6, ASM4854445v1, whole genome shotgun sequence genomic region:
- the LOC141588124 gene encoding uncharacterized protein LOC141588124, protein MTTAEALKQINNTLVAMMERLTAVEAKIAVEAPIPPPPETEFEKRFRLIEEQLKLSRGENVHYENSRGYMPVQDKLPTNFVLTDIPKFKGTEDPLQHIRSYKEYVALKGVPFLEMLPHIFAQSLGEHPKAWFYNLELKNFPTFEDIAVEFSQTLCDNVEIRTHRAHTRGDDTKDKEGFTEFLNRRRLFESVKLAKRPEETEMVDKFIKNLRPVYRDAIKYQHFGSFKDLIRVGRKIEDDVRSAEAEKPKGYQGASSSKAKASGYAIISKPSVFWEEL, encoded by the coding sequence ATGACTACCGCAGAGGCACTGAAGCAGATTAACAACACTTTGGTCGCAATGATGGAACGCTTGACGGCTGTGGAAGCCAAGATCGCGGTGGAAGCTCCCATACCACCGCCCCCGGAAACTGAATTCGAAAAGAGGTTCCGACTAATAGAGGAACAGTTGAAGCTATCCCGAGGGGAAAATGTGCATTATGAGAATTCCAGAGGGTACATGCCGGTCCAGGACAAGCTACCAACCAATTTTGTCctaactgatatcccaaagttcaaaggGACGGAAGATCCATTGCAACATATCCGTTCCTACAAGGAGTACGTTGCGTTGAAAGGGGTACCTTTTCTTGAGATGTTGCCCCACATTTTTGCTCAATCCCTaggagaacacccgaaggcgtggttctacaaccTTGAGCTTAAGaatttccccactttcgaagatatagcGGTGGAGTTCTCGCAAACACTTTGCGATAATGTTGAGATTCGGACTCACCGTGCGCACACTCGAGGTGATGACACGAAGGATAAGGAGGGATTTACTGAATTCCTCAACCGCCGGCGCTTGTTTGAAAGCGTGAAGTTGGCCAAAAGGCCGGAGGAgactgaaatggtagataagttcatcAAAAATCTTCGACCTGTCTACCGTGACGCTATCAAATATCAACATTTCGGCTCATTCAAGGACCTTATTCGAGTCGGAAGAAAAATTGAGGACGACGTTCGTTCTGCTGAGGCTGAAAAGCCAAAAGGGTATCAGGGTGCCTCCTCTTCCAAAGCTAAGGCATCCGGTTACGCAATCATATCCAAGCCATCGGTCTTTTGGGAGGAGCTCTAA